The Mercenaria mercenaria strain notata chromosome 8, MADL_Memer_1, whole genome shotgun sequence genome has a segment encoding these proteins:
- the LOC123539287 gene encoding piggyBac transposable element-derived protein 4-like: MASFHDNDFSDIDDTEMEYMMGFNETVNDSDISMSSDDDSDDDVPLVDLIQRQNVNRRDKEVGGVQEWSANFRPINVNVFSGNPGPSVIMDVNKTEMDFLNLLFTPQMIQQIVDETNKYATKKQLEKPDDKWRNVTFSEIRAYLGFQIVMGIIAAPNLDMYWSSDPMFSPCGIKERMTRDRYDKISKYFHVADTSCNPARGQPGHDKLSHVRPILEAVRVNLMANYKPHRETTVDEALIGYTGRLGFKQYVPMKPTKRGINVWVRADSHNGYVNDIQVYLGKENRNGDKGLGERVVMDLVTPILNRGHHVYCDNYFTTVGLFEELQQQGTYACGTFRSNRRGIPDEIKQQKLKEQGTSITMQKGNMVATA; encoded by the coding sequence atggcGAGCTTTCATGACAATGATTTTTCGGATATAGACGACACAGAAATGGAATATATGATGGGATTTAATGAAACCGTGAATGATTCAGATATTTCTATGTCTAGTGATGATGATTCTGACGACGATGTGCCTTTAGTTGACTTAATTCAGCGACAGAATGTGAACCGACGTGACAaggaagtgggtggggtacaagaATGGAGTGCAAATTTTAGACCGATAAATGTTAACGTTTTCAGTGGAAATCCGGGACCTTCCGTGATTATGgatgtaaataaaactgaaatggattttttaaatttattattcacaCCCCAGATGATTCAACAAATCGTGGATGAGACCAACAAATATGCAACAAAAAAGCAACTGGAGAAACCTGATGATAAATGGAGGAACGTTACATTTAGTGAAATAAGAGCCTATCTTGGATTTCAGATTGTGATGGGGATTATTGCAGCACCAAATTTGGATATGTACTGGAGTAGTGATCCTATGTTTAGTCCATGTGGAATAAAAGAGAGAATGACACGCGATCGGTATGATAAAATCAGTAAGTACTTCCACGTAGCTGACACATCATGCAATCCGGCACGCGGACAACCAGGCCATGACAAACTTTCACATGTTCGACCGATTCTTGAAGCCGTGCGTGTAAATTTGATGGCCAATTATAAACCGCACCGTGAAACGACAGTTGATGAGGCTTTGATTGGATATACCGGTCGCTTAGGATTCAAACAATATGTGCCAATGAAGCCGACTAAACGTGGGATCAACGTGTGGGTAAGGGCGGACTCTCACAATGGATATGTGAATGACATTCAAGTGTATTTAGGTAAGGAGAACCGTAACGGAGACAAGGGTTTAGGGGAACGAGTTGTGATGGATTTAGTAACACCAATTTTGAATCGCGGACATCATGTGTATTGTGACAATTATTTCACTACGGTAGGACTATTCGAGGAATTACAACAGCAAGGAACTTACGCGTGTGGAACATTTAGATCCAACAGACGAGGAATTCCGGACGAAATAAAACAGCAGAAGCTGAAGGAACAAGGGACATCTATCACGATGCAGAAAGGAAACATGGTTGCGACAGCTTGA